The Terriglobales bacterium DNA segment GATGGACCACTCGCCCTGGAGCGGCGCGGTGGCGCGCCGCACCACCACCACGCGCCCGCCGTCCACGATGACCGCGCCCACCCCCACCAGCGGCCGCTCCGGGTAGTCGCGCTTCATCGGGTGAAAAAGCCGCGCGGGGAGTAGTCCACGATGCGCCAGCCTTTGGGGCCGCGCTCCAGGGTGAGGCGCAGGGTCGCCGAGCGGCGCTCGGGCGAGGTGACGCCGGCCTGGGCCACGCTCTCCAGCTCCACCTCCGCCACCACCGTCCCCCGCCCGCCCTCGGAGGAGGTGGTCACCACGTGGTATCCCATGCGGAAGGTGTCGTAGGCGGCCATGCGGTTCTCGAGGAGGTCGCGCATCTCGCTCCAGCCGGCCAGGCGGGCGCGCTCGAACATGGCCATCACCTGCTCGGCATTGTGGTTCTGAAAGCCGGCGCGCAATTCGGCCAGCGCCGCCTCGCTCACCGCGGCAGAGAACTCCTGCGCCTCCAAAGGCGCGGCCTTCCTCGCCGGCTTCTCAGCGTGCTGCGCCGCCAGCGCCGCCGCGAGCCCCACCATCATCGCCACCGGTGCGCACCACCGGACCGCAAGTCTCTTCCAGCCAGGCTTCACTTGGTCTCCATGACGTACACGCCGTCCCAGTCGGGGGCGGGAGGATGGATCATGAATCTCTTACAGCGCTCCAGCAGGGCTTCGGAGGGGCCGTCGCCGGGGTAAGCGGCCAGGATATCCTCGAAGCGGTCCGCCGCCTTGCCCCACTCCTGCGCCTTGTAGGCGGCCAGCGCCTGTTCCCAGCGCGCCAGCAGGTCGGCATAGCGCTCCCGCACCTTCAGGAAGTCCAGGAGCTGGTAGATGGCCACCGGCTGGCTCTTGCCCACCACCGTGATGCGGTCCAGCTCGCGGGTGACGTAGGCCTTCTGGATCTGCCCGTAGGTGAACTCGCTGAGCACGATGCGCACCCGATACTTCTTGGTCAGTCCCTCCAGGCGCGAGGCCAGATTCACGTGGTCGCCCATCACCGTCCACGCCAGGCGCCGGCTCGAGCCCATGTTGCCCACGTTGACCGGCCCGGTGTTGATGCCGATGCCGATGTTGATGGTCTTGCGCCCTTCCTCCGCCCACTTCTGGTTCAATTCGTCCAGGCGCGCGCTCATGTCCAGGGCGCAGGTGCAGGCGCGGTAGGCGTGGTCTTCTTGCGGATACGGCGATCCCCAGAAGGCCATGATGGCGTCGCCGATGTACTTGTCCAGCGTCCCCCACCACTTGAACAGGATCTCGGTCATCTCGC contains these protein-coding regions:
- a CDS encoding adenylate/guanylate cyclase domain-containing protein — its product is EKRKIRRSFGAYVSPGVIRMIEKDPKALLRPGGEMKELSIMFSDIRSFTSVAEGLSPDELVLLLNEYLGEMTEILFKWWGTLDKYIGDAIMAFWGSPYPQEDHAYRACTCALDMSARLDELNQKWAEEGRKTINIGIGINTGPVNVGNMGSSRRLAWTVMGDHVNLASRLEGLTKKYRVRIVLSEFTYGQIQKAYVTRELDRITVVGKSQPVAIYQLLDFLKVRERYADLLARWEQALAAYKAQEWGKAADRFEDILAAYPGDGPSEALLERCKRFMIHPPAPDWDGVYVMETK